A window of the Lolium perenne isolate Kyuss_39 chromosome 7, Kyuss_2.0, whole genome shotgun sequence genome harbors these coding sequences:
- the LOC127313888 gene encoding protein BUNDLE SHEATH DEFECTIVE 2, chloroplastic produces the protein MAATSGLTATVSSAPAALRTSPPPVIFLRPISRCSGLHSVKAKATKKDQEEKKPVKSSSLVCSACEGNGAIACTQCKGGGENLEDHFGGRFKAGGLCWLCRGKREILCGSCNGAGFVGGFMSTADDTSE, from the exons ATGGCGGCCACCTCCGGCCTTACGGCCACCGTCTCCTCCGCTCCGGCCGCCCTTAGAACCTCTCCTCCTCCAGTTATCTTCCTCAGGCCCATCTCTCGCTGCTCCGGGCTCCATTCCGTCAAGGCCAAG GCAACAAAAAAGGACCAGGAGGAAAAGAAGCCCGTGAAGTCATCCAGTCTTGTTTGCTCTGCATGTGAAGGAAATG GCGCAATCGCATGCACCCAGTGCAAGGGAGGTGGAGAGAATTTGGAAGACCATTTCGGTGGCCGATTCAAAGCTGGAGGATTATGCTGGCTTTGCAG AGGAAAGCGCGAAATTCTTTGCGGGAGCTGCAATGGCGCTGGTTTCGTGGGTGGATTTATGAGCACTGCTGACGACACTTCTGAATAA
- the LOC127313889 gene encoding protein tesmin/TSO1-like CXC 5 — protein MEPEKQPPAQAPAPASELKAAPAPAPELKPPAPAHPPQTRPAVPTQPMVPTPRPWPVAFTPTIKPMVEVKSVTQPRRKKQCNCRNSHCLKLYCECFAAGLYCDGCNCKQCGNTVENENARQEAINSTKQRNPKAFQPKIENVTTTPSVRKDAGAPSLPKHNKGCHCKKSGCLKKYCECYQANILCSKNCKCMDCKNFEGSEELKAIIEGENAADRNNIQQAANGTLNGAPGSSGCKYSPVRRKRHPDDPFGPEAANHMDVSQVSSSTGLEGGICHPSKSKMVYKSPLANTVHPTDVNDLANRLVILCRKATEAFLTIADNKVQMEVENGIYTNADLKTDKFKSQEVQKAVVRQPDVTTCIEQRNGGDFESPCANTQEDSRPASPGTQALMCYEQGTAFGTDYINSFPVALHDQDTTELDTLQEKTVLTETRDYLRLLITRGNINVSNSTGIREANTSSESAMELDA, from the exons ATGGAGCCGGAGAAGCAGCCTCCGGCGCAGGCGCCCGCCCCTGCGTCTGAGCTCAAGGCAGCGCCCGCTCCTGCACCTGAGCTCaagccgccggcgccggcgcatcCGCCACAGACGAGGCCGGCGGTCCCGACGCAGCCCATGGTGCCCACGCCGAGGCCGTGGCCAGTGGCCTTCACGCCTACTAT AAAGCCAATGGTCGAAGTGAAGAGTGTTACTCAACCAAGGAGAAAGAAGCAGTGTAATTGCAGAAACTCACATTGTCTTAAGCT GTACTGTGAGTGTTTTGCAGCAGGCCTTTATTGTGATGGCTGCAATTGTAAACAGTGTGGAAACACAGTCGAGAATGAAAACGCTAGGCAGGAGGCTATTAACAGTACTAAGCAACGGAACCCGAAGGCATTTCAACCTAAGATCGAAAATGTTACAACTACTCCTAGTGTTCGAAAG GATGCTGGAGCACCTTCACTTCCAAAACACAATAAAGGTTGTCACTGCAAAAAGTCAGGGTGTCTCAAGAAGTACTGTGAATGCTATCAAGCAAATATCCTTTGTTCCAAGAATTGTAAATGTATGGATTGCAAGAACTTTGAAGGAAGTGAAGAGCTAAAGGCTATAATTGAAGGGGAAAATGCAGCTGACCGAAACAATATTCAACAAGCAGCTAACGGGACTCTGAATGGTGCCCCTGGATCCTCTGGGTGCAAGTATTCACCAGTACGTAGAAAAAGGCACCCAGATGATCCCTTTGGTCCAGAG GCGGCTAACCACATGGATGTTTCACAAGTTTCTTCTTCTACTGGACTTGAAGGCGGTATTTGTCATCCGAGTAAATCTAAGATGGTCTATAA GTCTCCGCTAGCAAACACTGTCCATCCTACAGATGTGAATGATCTTGCCAATCGTTTGGTGATTTTATGCAGAAAGGCAACGGAAGCATTCCTCACAATTGCTG ATAACAAAGTCCAGATGGAAGTAGAGAATGGAATTTACACAAATGCTGACCTAAAGACTGATAAGTTCAAGAGTCAGGAAGTTCAGAAAGCTGTTGTTCGTCAACCTGATGTCACGACCTGTATAGAGCAGCGGAATGGTGGTGACTTTGAATCACCCTGCGCTAACACCCAAGAGGATTCTAGACCTGCCTCTCCAGGAACACAGGCGCTTATGTGTTATGAGCAGGGCACCGCATTTGGAACAGATTATATAAATTCTTTTCCAGTGGCATTGCATGATCAGGACACTACAGAATTAGATACTCTTCAAGAAAAGACAGTGTTGACAGAGACTCGAGACTACCTTCGGCTACTCATCACACGTGGAAACATAAACG TTAGTAACTCCACTGGGATTAGAGAAGCTAACACATCGTCCGAGTCGGCTATGGAGCTGGACGCGTGA